A window of Marinobacter salarius contains these coding sequences:
- a CDS encoding alpha/beta hydrolase: MHLSEPKQRQTPRGRFAWREGGAPGGKALVMIHGWPESSYCWEHVAAYLKAGFHIIAPDLRGLGDSERSPDIEHYRKQEMAQDVISLLDQLGIDEFQLVGHDWGGIVAQEVALAIPDRVQRLVIMNIAIINNLKGNQEVIEKVRASSGAAYWYQHFMQTPGLPEAMIPGAEEAWLGHFLRTWNREPFPRDAFDEYVRTFQIPGTPGTSSNYYRTFHEDAKRWATTAGHTWPMPALYIYGNKDKVIIPEYLNHVEECFADLRVKEVEAGHFLQEEQPEAVAGYLNDFLDTA; this comes from the coding sequence ATGCACCTGTCTGAACCAAAACAGCGACAAACGCCCCGGGGACGCTTCGCTTGGCGAGAAGGCGGGGCACCCGGTGGCAAGGCGCTGGTGATGATCCACGGCTGGCCGGAGAGCTCCTACTGCTGGGAGCACGTGGCAGCGTATCTGAAGGCGGGTTTTCACATCATCGCCCCCGACCTGCGAGGGTTGGGCGACAGTGAACGCAGCCCGGACATCGAACACTACCGCAAGCAGGAAATGGCACAGGATGTGATCAGCCTGCTGGACCAGCTCGGTATTGATGAGTTTCAGCTGGTGGGCCACGACTGGGGCGGCATCGTCGCCCAGGAAGTCGCACTGGCCATTCCCGACCGGGTGCAAAGGTTGGTGATCATGAACATCGCCATCATCAACAACCTCAAGGGCAACCAGGAAGTGATCGAGAAGGTCCGCGCCAGCAGCGGTGCAGCCTACTGGTATCAGCACTTCATGCAGACGCCAGGCCTGCCTGAAGCGATGATTCCCGGCGCCGAAGAGGCCTGGCTGGGGCATTTCCTGCGCACCTGGAACCGCGAACCGTTTCCACGGGACGCATTCGACGAATACGTGCGCACCTTCCAGATTCCGGGAACGCCGGGTACCAGCTCCAATTACTACCGCACCTTCCACGAAGACGCCAAACGCTGGGCCACCACGGCGGGCCATACGTGGCCCATGCCCGCCCTGTATATTTACGGCAACAAGGACAAGGTGATCATTCCGGAGTACCTCAATCATGTTGAGGAATGCTTCGCAGACCTGCGAGTGAAGGAGGTGGAGGCAGGTCACTTCCTGCAGGAAGAGCAACCCGAAGCCGTCGCCGGGTATCTCAACGATTTCCTGGACACAGCCTGA
- a CDS encoding alpha/beta hydrolase family protein: MTSQLNTQSVIFERPTTHKVEGPKGFSPIRLALQLYGRMAPEKAGRLVNRMAFRPSRLPMPSRYEYLLDNADSYTQLQHGARTIPVYSWGQGPVILGVHGWAGAGIQFGAWVNPLVEAGYRVVLFDAPAHGRAQGESTNLFEMAEVVARVAASVGRVHGVLAHSIGCIAAARAIADGLQPDYLVMLAPPVSLTAVMDNLGRQLGLSQDVLAVHLQLMEERFGKSVWEQLDLEALSRTLTQRGLMVIDDDDTSISPDESERVFNNWENANVLRTRGLGHHRLLWSPMVVDTVLRDLGRPVDTL; this comes from the coding sequence ATGACCTCACAACTGAACACTCAATCAGTGATCTTCGAGCGACCGACAACCCACAAGGTTGAAGGCCCGAAGGGGTTTTCGCCCATCCGCCTGGCACTTCAACTCTATGGTCGAATGGCTCCTGAAAAAGCCGGCCGGCTGGTTAACCGCATGGCGTTCAGGCCCTCGCGCCTGCCCATGCCATCCCGCTATGAATACCTGCTGGACAATGCTGACAGCTATACCCAGCTGCAGCACGGCGCCCGGACCATTCCGGTGTATTCCTGGGGCCAGGGGCCTGTGATTCTGGGCGTTCACGGCTGGGCCGGTGCCGGCATCCAGTTCGGCGCCTGGGTCAACCCGCTGGTGGAAGCCGGCTATCGTGTGGTGCTGTTCGACGCCCCCGCCCACGGCCGTGCCCAGGGCGAGAGCACCAACCTGTTCGAGATGGCCGAAGTCGTTGCCAGGGTGGCGGCCAGCGTCGGCCGGGTCCACGGGGTGCTGGCCCATTCCATTGGCTGCATTGCCGCTGCCCGCGCAATCGCGGACGGCCTTCAGCCTGATTATCTGGTCATGCTGGCGCCCCCTGTCAGCCTCACGGCGGTGATGGATAACCTGGGCCGTCAACTCGGCCTGAGTCAGGACGTTCTGGCGGTGCATCTGCAATTGATGGAGGAGCGTTTCGGCAAATCCGTCTGGGAGCAACTGGACCTGGAAGCCCTGTCACGGACCCTCACCCAGCGAGGCCTGATGGTCATTGATGACGATGACACCTCCATCTCGCCAGACGAAAGCGAACGGGTTTTCAACAACTGGGAAAACGCCAACGTACTCCGCACCCGTGGCCTGGGCCACCACCGCCTGCTATGGAGCCCCATGGTTGTAGACACGGTGCTTCGGGATCTGGGCAGGCCGGTGGACACCCTCTGA
- a CDS encoding GlxA family transcriptional regulator yields MFNVAIVAFPNCHASGVHGIMDFFTVANFCGRAPAGRSEPLFNCQVVTVDDRPVRGYSGAVVTPTCKRGDFEPGLIVVGSSVEAAVGAERLEKTLAPSRPLYGWLREGLERGAVLASVCTGSFVLAEAGLLDDQVATTHWRAAPLFRARYPHLRLEEDQLLVDNGRIICAGGATAFVDLCSYLVERFSSPAVALACSKMLVLDGRRAEQTPYMAFYSQKAHQDDAIRKAQSWLEQHYADALTIDEVAAVAGLGTRTFKRRFKEATGETPIGYLQHLRIEAAKHLLESSREQTARIIWSVGYEDASSFRRLFKRTVGCTMEQYRKRFSYVSPKVA; encoded by the coding sequence ATGTTCAACGTTGCCATTGTTGCCTTTCCCAACTGCCATGCCTCCGGTGTGCACGGCATCATGGATTTCTTCACCGTTGCCAACTTCTGCGGCCGCGCTCCGGCTGGCCGTAGCGAGCCCCTGTTTAATTGCCAGGTGGTGACGGTGGACGACCGGCCAGTCCGCGGGTACAGCGGTGCGGTGGTGACGCCAACCTGCAAGCGTGGGGATTTCGAGCCGGGCCTGATCGTGGTGGGCTCCTCGGTGGAAGCCGCCGTGGGCGCGGAACGGCTGGAGAAGACGCTCGCACCCTCAAGACCGCTTTACGGCTGGTTGCGGGAAGGCCTGGAGAGGGGCGCCGTGCTGGCGAGCGTCTGCACCGGCAGTTTCGTACTGGCGGAGGCGGGTTTGCTGGACGACCAGGTTGCCACCACCCACTGGCGGGCAGCGCCGCTGTTCCGTGCCCGCTATCCACACCTGCGCCTGGAGGAAGACCAGTTGCTGGTGGATAACGGCCGCATCATCTGTGCCGGCGGCGCCACGGCGTTTGTGGATCTGTGCAGTTACCTGGTGGAGCGCTTCTCGTCACCGGCGGTTGCCTTGGCCTGCAGCAAGATGCTGGTGCTGGACGGCCGCCGGGCGGAGCAAACGCCCTACATGGCCTTCTACAGCCAGAAGGCCCACCAGGATGACGCTATCCGCAAGGCACAGTCCTGGCTTGAACAGCACTACGCCGATGCACTGACCATCGACGAAGTGGCTGCCGTGGCGGGCCTTGGCACCCGCACCTTCAAGCGTCGTTTCAAGGAAGCCACTGGCGAAACCCCGATCGGCTACCTGCAGCATCTGCGGATCGAGGCGGCCAAGCACCTGCTGGAATCCAGCCGCGAACAGACTGCACGCATCATCTGGAGTGTGGGTTACGAAGATGCCAGTTCGTTCCGGAGGCTGTTTAAACGCACGGTAGGCTGTACCATGGAGCAATACCGCAAGCGTTTCAGCTATGTATCCCCAAAAGTAGCCTGA
- the rluF gene encoding 23S rRNA pseudouridine(2604) synthase RluF, translated as MPGKNSTRLNKYISESGMCSRREADRYIENGNVAINGKAAQVGDQVLPGDKVTVNGQLIEPRDEEDLIFIALNKPVGVVSTTDPAERRNIVNHVGHGERIFPIGRLDKDSQGLIFLTSNGDLVNKILRAGNNHEKEYLVTVNKPVTAEFVQGMSAGVPILGTVTKRCQVEKVSRFVFRITLVQGLNRQIRRMCEFFDYEVTKLERVRIMNISLKGLAVGEWRDLGPKELAGLFDMIRDSSSEVSPETRSETKKPASKRPGKKPGTSPSGPRGKGAKAGQSGRPGKPAGKHGKPSRPGKPGKPGKPGKSRKPRQSSVKR; from the coding sequence ATGCCCGGCAAAAACTCCACCCGCCTCAACAAATACATCAGCGAGAGTGGCATGTGTTCCCGGCGGGAGGCCGACCGCTATATCGAGAACGGCAACGTTGCCATTAATGGCAAGGCGGCCCAGGTGGGCGATCAGGTGCTGCCCGGTGACAAAGTCACGGTGAACGGTCAGTTGATCGAGCCGCGAGACGAAGAGGACCTGATCTTTATCGCCCTCAACAAGCCCGTGGGCGTGGTCAGCACCACCGACCCGGCGGAGCGCCGTAACATCGTCAACCATGTGGGTCACGGTGAGCGGATCTTCCCCATTGGCCGACTGGACAAGGACTCCCAGGGGCTGATTTTCCTCACCAGCAACGGTGATCTGGTGAACAAAATCCTGCGCGCGGGCAACAACCACGAGAAGGAATACCTGGTCACCGTCAACAAGCCGGTGACCGCAGAATTCGTGCAGGGTATGAGCGCCGGGGTACCGATACTGGGTACGGTCACCAAACGCTGCCAGGTCGAAAAGGTGTCCCGTTTCGTGTTCCGTATTACCCTGGTTCAGGGCCTGAACCGACAGATTCGTCGCATGTGCGAGTTCTTTGATTACGAGGTCACGAAGCTCGAGCGTGTGCGCATCATGAATATCAGCCTCAAAGGACTAGCAGTCGGAGAGTGGCGGGATCTGGGGCCGAAGGAGCTGGCCGGGTTGTTTGACATGATCCGCGATTCGTCCTCGGAAGTGAGCCCCGAAACCCGTAGCGAAACGAAAAAGCCGGCGAGCAAGCGGCCTGGCAAAAAGCCCGGGACATCGCCATCGGGACCTCGTGGAAAGGGCGCAAAGGCAGGACAGTCCGGTCGGCCAGGAAAGCCCGCTGGAAAACACGGCAAACCCTCGCGCCCGGGAAAACCCGGCAAGCCGGGAAAGCCAGGAAAGTCACGCAAACCCAGGCAAAGCAGCGTTAAGCGCTAG
- a CDS encoding MarC family protein, with product MFEAFISTYISSTIRFMFLLAPFFVVTMFLALTRGLPASEKRSIIRRSTVSAMILGLVLFFAGPLLFSAIGITLNSFRIGAGSLLFLTAISLVTSGTRNHATGLPDEDRDDIAVVPLAIPVMIGPATIGAILVYGAELNAVPEVAGGLLGLVSGLVILAVLLHLSGYLEKALGKTGLNILSKISGLILSAMAAEIVLTGIAGFIASTSAS from the coding sequence ATGTTTGAAGCGTTTATCAGTACCTACATCAGCAGCACGATCCGCTTTATGTTCCTGTTGGCGCCGTTTTTCGTGGTCACCATGTTTCTGGCGCTCACCCGGGGGCTGCCGGCGTCTGAAAAGCGTTCGATCATCCGCCGTTCCACCGTATCCGCAATGATTCTGGGGTTGGTACTGTTCTTTGCCGGGCCACTGCTGTTCAGTGCCATTGGCATTACCCTGAACTCGTTCCGGATCGGTGCCGGCAGCCTGCTGTTCCTGACCGCCATCAGCCTGGTCACCAGTGGTACCCGCAACCACGCCACCGGGCTGCCGGATGAAGACCGCGATGACATTGCCGTGGTGCCACTGGCGATTCCGGTGATGATAGGCCCTGCGACCATCGGTGCCATCCTGGTTTACGGGGCCGAGCTGAACGCTGTGCCGGAAGTGGCCGGAGGGCTTCTGGGGCTGGTGTCGGGGCTGGTTATCCTGGCGGTTCTACTGCACTTGTCCGGATACCTGGAAAAGGCGCTGGGTAAGACCGGGCTGAACATACTCTCCAAGATCAGCGGCCTGATTCTGTCTGCCATGGCGGCGGAAATTGTTCTAACGGGCATCGCTGGATTTATTGCTTCCACGTCGGCCTCCTGA